A single Pseudoalteromonas rubra DNA region contains:
- a CDS encoding RHS repeat-associated core domain-containing protein → MKFKYLLVLMLLTFSCFVKATVDKSYFTYKDKSGAIYVESPKQFVLIAVDQVSIPLLIYPSNGLIKIQYINGQWVQSFLNGHEWEALKPSLIKDSSLLSRLKSVNLGANGEEGLILYTDATSYYPATLLSLNKQSGYVNGVEIPTNINLGAYTLKDVNGDGIIDVSFHDEVFLGSADGGYVYTNKQVATPATKVALTTGHFRVDESGQSTYTIPVSLPTGPGGIKPSVAISYSSGSGPGNAGYGWYVSAGSSITRCSKNIATDGEQSAVRLSRNDGYCLDGQRLLLVSGTYGAANSTYRTELASFSKITAVGKDSINTGPSSFIVETKDGDVKYYGLSSDSNVKPATPSDNRKTTHTWALSKVEDVYNNTIQFQYDKSEHLGTHRLTSILYGQVSVAFNYAMRNTRHSGYLLGGKTHSTRRITSITVTKSGEAYRHYAINSDGSKHDYIDSIQECISSGGSCKPATQFEYNKSLDETKFTFSGFQESGLRTTTLFGDFNGDGKADKVFTDKTGKQLTVAITEGITDTVTRNLKSASAFQLADVNGDGYTDIIYAENSIWYARAFQPGTVNRSKYICEDEFLKNEDDLFCRVVDYVEERSFSNAQNLGISYGAQPAMLADVNGDGLVDWLHATGKSLGYRANIASKDTLGRKYDSNIKYFYTFTDRDFGPARTGCSISRQIETKFTKTGDLNGDGISDFVVKLKSAYRPSSSYARCSNTADVFTYKVLISKQTANYDAHPIDLESDTDLRFAALNQDGYADLVYTKKGIWYSRVSTGSTTSPFLPERRLPNIDEKLGSDAYKGNVHFADINNDQLSDIVALQPIRTIVRHGECRNENGDPRERPVSGEPQLETRQQCPPGEYWVPAKYGDGLQTVYWLGKSIGAASAVYEYHKVGSALPTTNYTLKLADVNGDGLPDMLRSNSTPMADATWNQILNDTKSAQGAEHRLVSITNGFGVKTSIDYKNIKDRSVYTYIPALNTLGKVNASFFSPKHGVWVVNEVNSDSNTLAGFNERVGVRYEYAGLVINKRGRGTQGFHQISTTDKHSGVKTSTYYHQNWPYTGRPARTVTYTSDDLLIAEAKSTWSTSKSHLGETFVYLRQASERGWQIGTDNERREIKRVLTVNSYDEGMSEKWGNLTKTVVKTFAADNTALIFADHTTTNINTYHTENDGLRFGRLKKATVTQEMKNGYRKATRQTEFEYYPNLMLKSETVAGECASESVTRPATGYCDRYNTHTKSYEYDAFGNVNKTTVSGYHGSRTSTKQYDSTGELVIQNTNIQGHKTSYLYNGTRSAKGIIHSSSVTDPNGLTSTSFFDAWGDPVKTIHADGNESRQSTQLCGSNKLCAGVNGYYFTQSVEPGSSPVYTVYDKFGRQSRSIKYLLDGTQSYEDITYDKHNNPQSKTLPYRPGERPESFQYRYDKYNRLTTSTKPGGKSTSINYYGNDTVTSDNSSANDGVAVRGYYRRERVDILGRTVFKTEPYVFGADYKKVSKVVFEYDAFGNQVTARNEIYDVNTSTFKSSEIHTEYDNYGRKLKVKDPSRGEWKTFYSTFGEIKSVITSRSSAGDVYEKLEHHYDRWGRIQRTVQVEKQISKQLIQCYVYGESSSARNLGKLIATHQYRVGKPKPSRPNARPPIWSCDLLASRATPSLSKFYYFDGFGRPSKQVTSNEGGEFAIVNGYNSVGQLTDRALPNGLFVKTLYRHGYAYKTINAQTNTLLSEIKEVDAQGRVTEQLLAGGVTRAQAFESDSGFIDSITISNGRQTLYNVTYKHDARGTTRSRESTYYEPGYGSDWFKYAETFEYEDNGLQRLESRTVTHSSSNYATPLRLANESYSYDGFGNLKSHSNVGTYHYNNKSNPYQLSSISGKAGKRSYSMQYDEHGNIVNDGQRKFFYTHFDKPYKILKNSSTYTEFKYDEKQTRYYRKDVRSINGNIQTKETYYIGKIYELTKRAGGKDGYGKALPDQIEHRWYVAGVVISEIEGQGLKTEVAHTDMLGSTVMVTNGSGNAIAQYLYDPWGKQQQVYASSGLSLSLMPLSQMRGFTGHEQIDDLEIVHMNGRIYDANIGRFLQADPFVQFPGVTQSHNRYSYVLNNPLTYNDPSGYFLKKLMEVTGISSILKAIAKVPILDAAVSIGLTFVAPWSVGIYQALKTYAVTGSFGAALRGFVISNLTIAASSVIGSHLPFDGWYAVANVASHAAVGGIASVLQGGEFGHGFVSSMVTASMKGFMNPQTGTTADAVRRTVIAGLVGGTVSEVTGGKFANGAVTSAMQWWFNAENGGKFAEKDDQALTAMQDEVSNAKELNKKGSTRDEARMRLATLEEMLAERDFSGKELDSIMKLDRATVNYRLQKVSQSISSGGLNNLALSTGEITLSYYEGGLDLAKGNFRGAVQSYAEMFWGVIGAVDIDSNNGAFMESYNQALTSNVGDLLEYRLNSALK, encoded by the coding sequence ATGAAATTTAAATACCTTCTAGTATTGATGCTTTTAACATTCAGTTGTTTTGTCAAAGCAACTGTTGATAAGAGCTATTTTACGTATAAAGATAAGAGCGGCGCAATTTACGTCGAAAGCCCAAAGCAATTTGTGTTGATTGCTGTCGATCAAGTGTCGATCCCTCTTTTGATTTACCCCAGTAATGGTCTGATAAAAATACAGTATATCAATGGTCAGTGGGTCCAATCGTTTCTCAATGGGCATGAATGGGAAGCTCTAAAACCGAGTCTTATCAAAGACAGTTCACTTTTATCACGTTTAAAAAGTGTCAATCTTGGTGCAAATGGTGAAGAAGGACTCATCCTCTATACCGATGCAACATCCTATTATCCGGCTACTTTACTATCTCTAAATAAGCAAAGCGGCTATGTGAATGGAGTAGAAATCCCCACAAATATTAATCTGGGGGCTTACACATTAAAGGATGTTAACGGCGATGGAATCATTGATGTCAGTTTTCATGACGAGGTTTTTCTTGGCAGTGCTGATGGTGGTTATGTTTACACCAATAAGCAAGTTGCGACACCAGCGACAAAGGTGGCATTGACTACTGGCCACTTCAGAGTCGATGAGTCAGGTCAGTCTACTTATACAATCCCCGTTTCTTTGCCAACTGGTCCGGGAGGCATAAAACCTTCTGTTGCAATTTCCTATAGCTCTGGCAGTGGTCCGGGAAATGCAGGCTATGGGTGGTATGTTTCCGCAGGGTCCAGCATTACCCGGTGCTCCAAAAACATTGCAACAGATGGTGAACAGTCAGCAGTTCGTTTGTCTAGAAATGATGGCTATTGTTTGGATGGGCAGAGGCTTTTACTGGTTAGTGGTACTTATGGTGCTGCAAATAGCACTTACCGAACAGAGCTCGCGAGCTTTTCTAAAATTACCGCTGTGGGCAAAGACAGCATAAACACCGGTCCAAGCAGTTTTATAGTTGAAACAAAAGACGGGGATGTTAAATATTATGGCTTAAGTTCAGATTCTAATGTAAAGCCTGCAACGCCCTCAGATAACCGAAAAACAACACATACCTGGGCTCTGTCTAAGGTCGAAGATGTTTATAACAACACAATTCAATTTCAGTATGACAAGAGTGAGCACTTAGGTACGCACAGGCTCACTTCGATCCTTTATGGCCAAGTAAGCGTTGCGTTCAATTACGCTATGCGAAATACAAGGCATTCTGGCTACCTGTTAGGAGGAAAAACCCATTCGACCAGGCGTATAACAAGTATTACAGTGACTAAGAGTGGCGAAGCTTATCGTCACTACGCCATCAATAGTGACGGTAGTAAGCATGACTATATTGATAGTATTCAGGAGTGTATCTCCAGTGGTGGATCATGTAAGCCAGCAACTCAATTTGAATACAATAAATCGTTAGACGAGACAAAGTTTACGTTTAGTGGCTTTCAGGAGTCGGGCCTCAGAACGACGACGTTATTTGGCGACTTTAATGGTGACGGTAAGGCGGATAAAGTCTTTACAGATAAAACAGGTAAACAGCTAACGGTTGCGATTACAGAAGGGATTACTGACACGGTCACTAGAAACCTTAAATCAGCGTCTGCCTTCCAACTGGCAGACGTCAATGGTGACGGTTATACGGATATTATCTATGCTGAAAATAGTATCTGGTATGCAAGGGCTTTTCAGCCAGGTACCGTCAACCGTTCGAAATACATATGTGAAGATGAGTTTCTTAAAAACGAAGATGACTTATTCTGCCGTGTGGTAGATTATGTCGAGGAAAGGTCTTTTAGTAACGCCCAGAACCTAGGTATTAGTTATGGCGCTCAGCCTGCCATGTTGGCAGACGTCAATGGAGATGGTTTAGTTGACTGGTTGCATGCAACGGGTAAATCACTTGGCTACCGAGCAAATATTGCTTCAAAGGACACATTAGGACGCAAGTACGATAGCAATATAAAGTATTTTTATACGTTTACTGATAGGGACTTTGGGCCGGCCAGAACCGGTTGTTCAATTAGTCGACAAATTGAGACCAAGTTCACAAAAACCGGAGATCTTAACGGCGACGGTATTTCTGACTTCGTTGTTAAGCTAAAAAGTGCGTACCGCCCCAGCAGCAGCTATGCACGTTGCTCTAACACAGCAGATGTTTTTACATATAAAGTACTGATAAGTAAGCAGACAGCAAACTATGACGCGCACCCAATAGATTTAGAAAGTGATACAGATTTGCGTTTTGCTGCGCTTAACCAGGATGGTTATGCTGATCTTGTATATACAAAGAAAGGCATTTGGTACTCCAGAGTATCAACGGGCTCTACCACCTCGCCATTTCTCCCTGAAAGGCGCTTGCCGAACATTGATGAAAAACTGGGATCTGATGCATACAAAGGTAATGTGCACTTTGCAGATATTAACAATGATCAGCTTTCTGATATTGTAGCTTTGCAGCCTATCCGCACCATTGTCAGGCATGGCGAGTGTCGTAATGAGAATGGAGATCCACGTGAAAGGCCTGTTTCTGGAGAGCCTCAGCTAGAGACGCGACAACAGTGTCCGCCAGGAGAGTACTGGGTGCCAGCGAAATATGGGGATGGACTGCAAACCGTATATTGGCTTGGTAAAAGCATCGGTGCAGCATCTGCTGTCTATGAGTACCATAAAGTTGGTTCTGCGCTGCCCACAACTAACTATACCCTGAAGCTCGCCGATGTAAACGGCGATGGGCTGCCAGATATGTTGCGCAGTAACTCGACTCCAATGGCAGATGCAACCTGGAATCAGATATTAAATGATACAAAATCGGCGCAAGGGGCTGAACACCGTCTTGTATCTATTACTAATGGCTTTGGTGTAAAGACCAGTATTGATTATAAAAATATCAAAGACCGCTCGGTATACACCTATATCCCGGCACTTAATACACTGGGCAAAGTCAATGCTTCCTTCTTCTCACCTAAACATGGAGTTTGGGTTGTCAATGAAGTTAATAGCGATTCGAACACGCTGGCTGGCTTTAATGAGCGTGTTGGCGTGCGCTATGAATATGCCGGTCTGGTTATTAATAAGAGAGGAAGGGGCACGCAAGGGTTTCATCAAATCTCAACGACTGATAAGCATAGCGGTGTAAAAACCTCTACCTACTATCACCAGAACTGGCCGTATACCGGAAGGCCCGCGAGGACGGTGACTTATACATCTGATGATCTGTTGATTGCCGAGGCTAAATCAACCTGGTCTACTTCTAAAAGCCACCTGGGCGAGACGTTCGTTTATTTGAGACAGGCATCTGAAAGGGGCTGGCAGATAGGCACTGATAATGAGCGCCGAGAGATAAAACGAGTTCTAACGGTGAATAGTTATGATGAGGGAATGTCCGAAAAGTGGGGGAATCTGACAAAAACAGTTGTGAAGACATTTGCGGCAGATAACACAGCTTTGATCTTTGCTGATCATACGACAACCAACATCAATACTTATCATACGGAGAATGATGGGCTGAGGTTTGGTCGACTTAAAAAAGCCACTGTTACGCAAGAAATGAAAAATGGGTACAGAAAGGCCACACGTCAGACTGAATTTGAATACTATCCAAACTTGATGCTAAAAAGCGAGACTGTCGCAGGGGAATGTGCCTCTGAGTCGGTGACGCGTCCGGCAACTGGATATTGTGACAGATATAACACTCATACTAAAAGTTATGAATATGATGCGTTTGGCAATGTTAATAAAACCACTGTTTCCGGATACCATGGAAGCCGAACCAGTACAAAACAGTACGATAGCACTGGTGAATTGGTTATTCAAAATACCAATATACAAGGTCACAAGACATCATACCTGTACAATGGAACGAGATCAGCCAAGGGGATCATTCATTCTAGTTCAGTCACAGATCCAAATGGGTTAACGAGTACCAGTTTCTTTGATGCATGGGGGGATCCGGTCAAAACGATCCATGCCGATGGCAATGAATCGAGACAATCGACCCAATTGTGTGGAAGCAATAAATTGTGTGCTGGTGTCAATGGGTATTACTTTACTCAGTCTGTTGAGCCAGGCAGCTCACCGGTTTACACGGTCTATGACAAGTTTGGCAGACAATCCAGAAGTATTAAGTATCTGTTAGATGGGACTCAGTCATATGAAGACATTACATATGACAAACATAACAATCCGCAGAGTAAAACTTTGCCGTATCGCCCTGGAGAGCGACCAGAAAGTTTCCAGTACCGCTATGACAAATACAATCGTCTGACCACGTCCACAAAGCCCGGTGGCAAATCAACTAGTATCAATTACTACGGTAATGACACGGTAACATCTGATAATTCGAGCGCCAATGATGGTGTGGCTGTCAGAGGTTACTACCGAAGAGAGCGTGTGGATATTTTGGGCCGCACTGTATTTAAAACTGAGCCTTATGTCTTCGGTGCCGATTACAAAAAGGTTAGTAAAGTTGTCTTCGAATATGATGCATTTGGTAATCAGGTGACTGCCCGAAATGAGATTTATGACGTCAACACCAGTACCTTTAAATCCTCAGAGATACATACAGAATACGACAACTATGGGCGTAAGCTTAAAGTCAAAGATCCGTCCAGAGGTGAATGGAAAACTTTTTACAGCACTTTTGGTGAAATAAAGTCCGTCATTACAAGCCGCAGTAGTGCAGGTGACGTTTATGAAAAGCTTGAACACCACTATGATAGGTGGGGGCGGATTCAAAGAACGGTGCAAGTTGAAAAGCAGATTTCAAAGCAGTTAATTCAGTGTTACGTATATGGTGAAAGCAGTAGTGCAAGAAACTTAGGGAAACTCATTGCTACGCATCAGTATCGAGTGGGTAAGCCGAAGCCAAGCAGGCCGAATGCACGTCCTCCAATTTGGAGCTGTGACCTGTTAGCCAGCAGAGCGACACCGTCACTTAGTAAATTCTACTACTTCGATGGGTTTGGCAGGCCGAGCAAACAGGTTACAAGCAATGAAGGTGGTGAATTTGCAATCGTAAATGGTTACAACAGTGTTGGTCAGCTAACTGATCGGGCATTGCCTAATGGGTTGTTTGTAAAAACACTTTATCGTCATGGGTATGCCTATAAGACAATTAATGCACAAACCAATACGTTACTGAGTGAAATTAAAGAAGTTGATGCGCAAGGTCGTGTTACAGAGCAGTTGTTGGCTGGTGGCGTTACAAGAGCACAGGCTTTTGAAAGTGACAGTGGCTTCATCGATTCTATTACTATCAGTAATGGCAGACAAACGCTATACAATGTGACCTACAAGCACGATGCTCGGGGAACAACGCGCTCGCGTGAAAGCACGTATTATGAACCAGGTTATGGCAGTGACTGGTTTAAATATGCGGAGACATTCGAGTATGAAGATAATGGGTTACAACGACTTGAGAGTCGTACGGTTACGCATTCAAGCAGTAATTATGCTACGCCTCTGAGACTTGCGAACGAAAGCTATAGCTACGATGGTTTTGGTAACCTGAAATCGCATTCAAATGTGGGTACATACCACTACAACAATAAGAGTAATCCTTATCAGTTAAGCAGTATCAGCGGAAAAGCTGGTAAGCGCAGTTACTCAATGCAATATGATGAACATGGAAACATCGTAAATGATGGCCAGCGTAAGTTCTTTTATACGCATTTTGATAAGCCGTATAAAATACTGAAAAACAGCTCTACTTATACTGAGTTTAAATACGATGAGAAGCAAACGCGATACTATCGTAAAGATGTACGAAGCATAAATGGCAACATTCAGACTAAAGAAACTTACTACATCGGTAAAATTTATGAGCTGACAAAACGCGCTGGCGGTAAGGACGGTTACGGAAAAGCACTCCCTGACCAGATTGAACACCGTTGGTATGTTGCCGGTGTAGTGATTAGCGAAATCGAAGGGCAAGGCCTGAAAACCGAAGTTGCACACACGGATATGCTTGGCTCAACGGTAATGGTGACCAATGGCTCTGGTAATGCGATTGCACAGTATTTGTATGACCCATGGGGTAAGCAGCAGCAGGTGTATGCGTCATCGGGATTATCTCTTAGCTTGATGCCGTTATCTCAGATGCGTGGATTTACCGGTCATGAGCAAATAGATGATCTTGAAATTGTGCATATGAATGGGCGGATCTATGACGCGAATATTGGTCGTTTTTTACAAGCAGACCCATTCGTTCAATTTCCGGGCGTAACACAAAGCCATAACCGATATAGTTACGTGCTCAATAACCCATTGACGTATAACGATCCAAGTGGCTACTTCCTGAAAAAATTGATGGAAGTTACTGGTATTTCGTCAATATTGAAGGCTATAGCTAAAGTACCTATTCTCGATGCTGCCGTCAGTATCGGACTTACTTTCGTAGCCCCCTGGTCTGTAGGTATCTATCAGGCATTGAAAACCTACGCAGTTACAGGGAGCTTTGGTGCTGCATTACGAGGGTTTGTGATTTCAAATCTGACAATCGCTGCATCGTCAGTGATTGGCAGTCATCTACCCTTTGATGGATGGTATGCCGTCGCGAATGTGGCATCGCACGCAGCAGTTGGTGGCATTGCCTCTGTACTGCAGGGTGGGGAGTTTGGCCATGGTTTTGTCAGCTCCATGGTAACGGCTTCCATGAAAGGATTTATGAACCCCCAAACGGGTACTACAGCTGATGCCGTGCGCAGAACCGTAATTGCAGGCCTTGTTGGAGGAACTGTGTCTGAAGTGACCGGCGGGAAGTTTGCAAATGGTGCGGTGACCTCAGCAATGCAGTGGTGGTTTAATGCTGAAAATGGTGGGAAGTTTGCGGAGAAAGACGACCAGGCACTCACAGCTATGCAAGATGAAGTAAGCAATGCAAAAGAGCTCAATAAGAAAGGTTCAACTCGCGATGAAGCTCGTATGAGGCTCGCTACGTTGGAAGAGATGTTAGCGGAAAGGGATTTTTCTGGTAAAGAACTAGATTCTATTATGAAGCTAGATAGAGCTACAGTTAACTACAGGCTCCAAAAGGTTTCTCAGAGTATAAGCTCTGGGGGGCTAAATAACCTTGCGTTATCAACAGGTGAAATTACGTTAAGCTACTATGAGGGAGGGTTAGACCTGGCAAAAGGGAACTTCAGGGGGGCCGTTCAAAGCTATGCTGAAATGTTTTGGGGGGTAATTGGGGCGGTTGATATTGACTCTAATAATGGTGCGTTTATGGAAAGTTATAATCAGGCACTTACCAGTAATGTAGGTGATTTACTCGAATACAGGCTAAATTCGGCTTTGAAATAG
- a CDS encoding alpha-amylase, translating to MIKQSLKVLNTALIAAGLGMSAQALATPTTFVHLFEWSWQDIATECETFLGPKGYAAVQVSPPSEHITGAPWWTRYQPVSYQLESRSGNRAQFIDMVTRCKAAGVDIYVDAVINHMAHGSGTGVAGSTFGDKHYPIYSPQDFHETCAINDADYGNNAWRVQNCELVGLADLNTSASYVQNTLAGYLNDLVGIGVAGFRLDASKHMASSDIAAIMGKVSGDPLVFQEVIDQGGQAVRADEYFANGLVTEFKYSTKLGDTFKSGKLAWLSSFGEAWDMMPSYLAVVFVDNHDNQRGHGGAGNVVTYEDGALYDLANVFMLAYPYGYPKVMSSYDFNHDGDAGPPGSLVHQGSTLNCFANEWQCEHRRSMIAGAMDFRNNTTGHWTVNNWWDNGNNQIAFSRGDEGFVAINREGFSLNQTLQTGLTAGVYCDVLSGGKNTAGDTCLGNQISVDQNGLSSINIGAMNAVAIHHNSKLGDTPTEPVGDWQRTVVFIKAETAAGEDLFVRGGLDHTFAASLGRNCDQDPLQCAMPVRHNNLKNPTTQGWKQGDNYLDWHGAESGQSAEALGSALDWTTNLWPAEWGTKATVESHGYGETPLNQWGAHYWMLDVDMDCSQSHNGWFEIKAFVKNGEGWEGDINQANTPYSSNNHFARCGQISVFEFNQSTASYIAF from the coding sequence ATGATTAAACAGTCACTCAAAGTGCTGAACACAGCACTCATCGCCGCGGGGTTGGGCATGTCTGCTCAGGCACTGGCCACCCCCACAACCTTTGTTCATTTATTCGAATGGTCCTGGCAGGATATTGCGACCGAATGTGAAACCTTTCTGGGCCCAAAAGGTTACGCCGCCGTACAGGTTTCGCCACCCAGTGAACACATTACCGGCGCTCCCTGGTGGACACGTTATCAGCCTGTCAGTTACCAGCTAGAAAGTCGTAGCGGTAACCGTGCTCAATTTATTGATATGGTGACGCGTTGTAAGGCCGCAGGTGTTGATATTTATGTTGATGCTGTGATTAACCATATGGCACACGGCAGCGGCACAGGCGTTGCGGGCAGTACATTTGGCGACAAGCATTACCCAATCTATAGTCCACAGGACTTTCACGAAACATGTGCAATAAATGATGCCGATTATGGCAATAACGCTTGGCGGGTACAAAACTGTGAGCTGGTAGGTCTGGCTGATCTCAACACCTCCGCGTCGTATGTCCAAAATACACTGGCAGGTTATTTGAATGACTTGGTTGGTATTGGGGTCGCTGGATTTAGACTGGATGCCAGTAAACACATGGCGTCATCGGATATTGCCGCCATCATGGGCAAGGTGAGTGGCGACCCTTTGGTGTTTCAGGAGGTAATTGATCAGGGAGGGCAGGCAGTACGCGCTGATGAGTATTTTGCAAATGGGTTGGTTACTGAGTTTAAGTACAGCACCAAGCTGGGTGACACCTTCAAGTCCGGTAAACTGGCCTGGCTGAGCAGTTTTGGTGAAGCCTGGGACATGATGCCTAGTTATCTTGCGGTGGTATTTGTTGATAATCATGACAACCAGCGAGGCCATGGCGGTGCCGGTAATGTGGTGACGTATGAAGATGGTGCACTGTATGATCTGGCCAATGTCTTTATGCTGGCCTACCCATATGGCTATCCAAAGGTAATGTCGAGTTATGACTTTAACCATGACGGTGATGCTGGACCGCCGGGTAGTCTTGTGCACCAGGGCAGCACCTTAAACTGCTTTGCCAATGAGTGGCAGTGTGAACATCGCCGCAGCATGATTGCAGGTGCCATGGACTTCAGAAACAATACCACAGGCCACTGGACAGTAAATAATTGGTGGGATAATGGTAATAACCAGATAGCTTTCTCCCGTGGTGATGAAGGGTTTGTGGCCATAAACCGTGAAGGTTTTAGCCTGAACCAGACGCTGCAAACCGGTCTTACTGCTGGCGTTTACTGTGATGTCCTCAGCGGTGGTAAGAATACTGCGGGCGATACGTGCCTTGGTAATCAAATCTCGGTTGATCAAAATGGGCTGTCGAGTATCAACATTGGCGCAATGAATGCTGTGGCAATTCATCATAACAGCAAGCTGGGGGACACGCCGACTGAGCCGGTAGGCGACTGGCAAAGAACAGTCGTGTTTATCAAAGCTGAAACGGCCGCAGGTGAGGATCTGTTTGTTCGTGGTGGGCTGGATCATACCTTCGCAGCTTCCCTGGGTCGCAACTGTGACCAGGATCCGCTGCAATGTGCGATGCCCGTTCGCCACAACAACCTGAAAAACCCGACCACACAAGGCTGGAAACAGGGTGACAACTACCTGGACTGGCATGGAGCTGAATCAGGCCAAAGTGCGGAAGCTCTGGGCAGCGCACTAGACTGGACAACTAATTTGTGGCCTGCCGAGTGGGGGACCAAAGCAACGGTAGAAAGCCATGGTTACGGTGAAACCCCGTTGAATCAGTGGGGTGCGCACTACTGGATGCTGGATGTGGACATGGATTGTAGTCAATCCCACAATGGTTGGTTTGAAATCAAAGCCTTTGTTAAAAATGGCGAGGGCTGGGAAGGTGATATTAATCAGGCTAACACGCCCTACAGCAGCAATAACCATTTTGCGCGCTGTGGCCAGATCTCGGTGTTTGAATTCAACCAATCCACTGCGAGTTACATCGCATTTTAA
- a CDS encoding DUF418 domain-containing protein, whose translation MSARIHGIDLARALAIFGMVVVNFKLVMGATTGNPQLLSLSSLLEGRAAALFVILAGVGLTLSARKVQNHNLLQRKQLQNKVIMRGILLLCLGLLYLPVWPADILHFYGCYFILASWLLFASHRTLLTLCAVIVSTFPALLLIIDYSKGWQWETLTYLDLWTLDGLIRRIFYNGFHPVFPWVAFLLFGIWLGRQPLHNIATQRKLFVGALVILIVVEGIFYLLRTLAVEAGMQDQDITFLLSTGPIPPLPQYLVCATASAVLILISCIKLAQYFAHTTILKVLEQTGKLSLTFYITHVIIGMGILESLNMLGNQSIEMALFSSLIFCLSASCFAMLWSRKFTQGPIEWLFRYLINRAETYSGHFFYARK comes from the coding sequence ATGAGCGCGCGGATCCATGGTATTGACCTTGCCAGAGCATTGGCAATTTTTGGTATGGTGGTCGTTAACTTTAAACTTGTTATGGGCGCAACAACTGGCAACCCGCAGCTGCTGTCATTGAGCAGTTTACTGGAAGGTCGTGCCGCAGCGCTGTTTGTGATACTGGCAGGTGTCGGGCTGACATTGAGCGCTCGCAAAGTGCAAAACCACAACCTACTTCAGCGAAAACAACTGCAAAATAAAGTAATCATGCGTGGTATTCTGCTACTTTGCCTCGGGCTACTTTATTTGCCCGTCTGGCCAGCAGATATTCTGCACTTTTACGGCTGCTACTTTATTCTGGCCTCATGGCTATTGTTCGCTTCTCATCGCACGCTACTCACACTGTGTGCGGTGATTGTCTCCACTTTCCCTGCACTATTGCTTATCATTGATTACTCCAAAGGCTGGCAGTGGGAAACACTCACTTACCTTGACTTATGGACTCTGGATGGCCTGATCAGACGCATTTTTTACAATGGCTTTCATCCTGTGTTTCCCTGGGTTGCCTTTCTATTATTTGGTATTTGGCTGGGCCGTCAACCTTTGCATAACATCGCCACACAGAGAAAACTCTTTGTTGGCGCGCTTGTTATTTTAATCGTGGTCGAGGGTATATTTTACCTGTTACGCACGCTTGCTGTGGAGGCAGGAATGCAAGATCAAGATATCACATTTTTGCTGAGCACCGGACCAATCCCACCTCTGCCACAATATCTTGTATGTGCCACTGCCAGTGCTGTGCTTATCTTAATAAGCTGTATCAAGCTGGCCCAGTACTTTGCGCATACAACTATACTTAAAGTGCTGGAACAAACCGGAAAGTTATCACTTACTTTTTATATAACACACGTAATTATTGGTATGGGAATCTTGGAATCACTCAACATGCTTGGTAATCAGTCAATTGAAATGGCGCTATTTAGCAGCCTGATTTTTTGCCTGTCAGCGTCGTGTTTTGCCATGCTATGGAGTCGAAAGTTCACTCAGGGGCCGATTGAATGGCTGTTCAGATACCTCATTAATCGGGCTGAGACTTATTCTGGTCACTTTTTCTATGCTCGAAAATAA